A window of Terriglobus sp. RCC_193 contains these coding sequences:
- a CDS encoding PadR family transcriptional regulator, whose translation MAQKTDVKQGTLALMVLKTLDVLGPLHGYGIARRIEQISGDLLSVNQGTLYPLLLKLEHEGSIDSDWGASENNRRARYYRLTKVGSRQLQSEVRDWQQTTEIMARFLTAKAEELG comes from the coding sequence ATGGCGCAGAAGACCGATGTAAAGCAGGGCACGTTGGCTCTGATGGTGTTGAAGACGCTGGACGTGCTTGGCCCTTTGCACGGCTATGGCATTGCGCGCCGCATTGAACAGATCAGTGGCGATCTGCTGTCGGTCAATCAGGGGACGCTCTATCCGCTGCTGCTGAAGCTGGAGCATGAAGGTTCGATTGACTCGGATTGGGGTGCGTCGGAGAACAACCGACGGGCTCGCTATTATCGGCTGACAAAAGTAGGAAGCCGCCAATTGCAGAGCGAGGTTCGGGATTGGCAGCAGACGACTGAGATCATGGCGCGGTTTCTCACAGCGAAGGCGGAGGAACTGGGATGA
- a CDS encoding ADOP family duplicated permease translates to MRALRRLWLRAWNVVSGRSGQQRLREEIEQHIALETADNIRAGMTTAEAHRAARIKFGPVEAIRESYHSEKGLHVMETILQNCIFALRMMRKSPGFTALAAITLALGIGATSAVFSLIQGVLLTPPPYQKPDQLVLVSAVRTDGHKMDSTRGWAAQQWMDWDKNATTLQGVAGYTWTFNFLIRNDGSQSMQGMKISREYLRLMGVKTVTGRLFEDSEYGSGPVKSVVLGYEFWQRVLGGDPQMLGKTIRISRWSSPVTVVGIMEPGVRFLPAPGASKEPNYDVNATVDLWIPVAPDLKEMKSPDWNVVARVRDGVTVQKAQQELTVLTAQQAGSEKTFEGFTPQLQTVSAEMNQEGQKILLPLLGAAALVLLIACGNVSALLLVRGLQRQQEYAIRIAMGMGRGALLRLIMTESLLLALTGGTLGVGLAFGAVTLFKLIAIHAVPRLDAVTAHTAVLGWGFAAAVLAAFIAGTIPALRVLRLDPMEVLKDGGAKGTAGVGERRLLRAVVVLQTSLTLALLVGAGLLIRTMAKIAAAPSGYDTSKILTMSVTEVQNQDQAVWNDFHHRALERVAAIPGVQYAAFAWGVPLTGNNWPATVEIEGQPPAIKESDKIALPLRSVTPDYFKLMGLALLNGRAFRSTDDEKVPRVAVVNKAFAGRFFSGQPVIGRKIWLNGRDKPGMEIVGEIADGRTDDLTRQALPEVYLSFWQAGPFSKHLVIRIAADPSTIVAGVEREVRSVDPSAAIENVKTLEQIRDDSLASRTFVMRLLVGFSIIGSVLTLVGIYGVLSLSVISRRRELAIRAAVGAQQSDLRRLIFNEGIRVIGGGVFFGVVLALISSQVLSAFLYEVRPTDPVTLLVVGLLFLGVGLLACWVPAWRAEKVHPIEALRYS, encoded by the coding sequence ATGAGAGCGTTGCGGCGGCTATGGTTGCGTGCGTGGAATGTTGTATCTGGTCGCAGCGGCCAACAGCGGCTGCGTGAGGAGATAGAGCAGCACATTGCACTGGAGACGGCCGACAACATCCGGGCAGGCATGACCACCGCGGAAGCTCACCGTGCGGCAAGGATTAAATTTGGCCCGGTTGAAGCGATCCGTGAGAGCTATCACTCAGAGAAAGGGTTGCACGTTATGGAGACCATTCTGCAGAACTGCATCTTCGCTCTGCGCATGATGCGAAAGTCGCCGGGTTTCACGGCACTTGCGGCGATCACGCTTGCACTGGGGATAGGCGCCACCTCGGCTGTTTTCAGCTTGATTCAAGGTGTGCTGTTGACGCCACCACCCTATCAGAAGCCCGACCAGTTGGTGCTGGTTTCGGCCGTGCGCACCGACGGTCACAAGATGGACAGCACAAGGGGCTGGGCGGCGCAGCAGTGGATGGACTGGGACAAGAATGCAACGACCCTGCAGGGCGTCGCGGGATACACATGGACCTTCAATTTTCTGATTCGCAACGACGGCAGTCAGTCGATGCAGGGGATGAAGATCAGCAGGGAATATTTACGACTGATGGGTGTGAAGACGGTTACCGGGCGGCTTTTTGAAGACTCGGAGTACGGGTCGGGTCCGGTGAAGTCGGTGGTGCTGGGATATGAGTTCTGGCAGCGTGTGCTGGGTGGTGATCCGCAGATGCTGGGCAAGACGATCCGCATCAGTCGCTGGAGCTCTCCAGTGACTGTCGTCGGCATTATGGAACCCGGCGTGCGCTTCCTGCCTGCGCCGGGAGCTTCGAAGGAACCGAACTACGATGTCAATGCGACGGTCGATCTTTGGATACCGGTCGCACCTGATCTGAAGGAGATGAAGTCTCCGGACTGGAATGTGGTGGCGCGGGTACGCGATGGCGTGACCGTGCAGAAGGCGCAACAGGAACTGACGGTGTTGACGGCGCAGCAGGCGGGTTCCGAGAAGACGTTTGAAGGGTTCACGCCGCAACTCCAAACCGTGTCTGCGGAGATGAACCAGGAGGGACAGAAGATTCTGCTGCCTCTGCTGGGAGCCGCGGCACTTGTGCTGCTGATCGCCTGTGGAAACGTGTCGGCTCTGTTACTGGTGCGTGGTTTGCAGCGCCAGCAGGAATATGCCATTCGCATTGCGATGGGGATGGGGCGCGGCGCGTTGTTGCGACTGATCATGACGGAGAGCCTGCTGCTGGCCTTGACGGGTGGCACACTTGGCGTCGGGTTAGCCTTTGGGGCGGTGACTTTGTTCAAGCTGATTGCGATCCACGCCGTGCCTCGGCTGGATGCAGTGACGGCGCATACGGCGGTGCTGGGATGGGGATTTGCCGCTGCCGTGCTTGCGGCCTTTATCGCTGGAACCATTCCGGCGCTTCGCGTGCTGCGGCTGGACCCGATGGAGGTGCTGAAGGACGGCGGAGCGAAAGGGACGGCAGGCGTTGGAGAGAGACGGTTGCTGCGCGCAGTGGTGGTACTGCAGACGTCGTTGACCCTGGCGCTGCTGGTGGGAGCAGGTCTGCTGATCCGGACGATGGCGAAGATCGCGGCGGCACCGTCGGGATACGACACCAGCAAGATCCTTACGATGAGTGTGACCGAGGTGCAGAATCAGGACCAGGCCGTATGGAATGATTTCCATCACCGCGCACTGGAACGCGTGGCCGCAATTCCCGGTGTGCAATATGCAGCGTTTGCGTGGGGAGTGCCGTTGACCGGGAACAACTGGCCCGCCACGGTGGAGATTGAAGGGCAGCCGCCCGCGATCAAGGAAAGCGACAAGATCGCTTTGCCGCTTCGTTCGGTTACGCCTGACTATTTCAAGCTGATGGGGCTGGCTCTGCTGAACGGCCGCGCATTTCGCTCGACCGATGATGAGAAAGTACCGCGGGTGGCGGTGGTGAACAAGGCATTTGCCGGTCGCTTCTTTTCGGGCCAGCCTGTCATCGGAAGAAAGATATGGTTGAACGGGCGCGACAAGCCGGGGATGGAGATCGTTGGAGAGATTGCCGATGGGCGCACCGACGACCTGACCCGCCAGGCCTTGCCGGAGGTGTACCTGTCGTTCTGGCAGGCGGGGCCTTTCTCAAAACATCTTGTGATTCGAATAGCGGCGGATCCGAGCACCATTGTTGCCGGAGTGGAGCGGGAAGTGCGCAGTGTGGACCCTTCTGCCGCGATTGAGAATGTGAAGACGTTGGAACAGATTCGCGACGACTCACTTGCATCACGCACCTTCGTTATGCGTCTGCTGGTGGGTTTTTCGATTATTGGAAGCGTGCTGACGCTGGTGGGAATTTACGGTGTGCTTTCGCTGTCGGTGATTTCGCGGCGTCGGGAACTGGCGATTCGCGCTGCGGTGGGAGCGCAGCAGAGCGATCTTCGTCGACTCATTTTCAATGAAGGCATTCGGGTGATTGGAGGCGGCGTGTTTTTTGGCGTCGTCCTGGCGCTGATCTCATCGCAGGTGTTGAGCGCGTTTCTGTATGAAGTACGACCGACCGATCCTGTCACCCTGCTCGTTGTGGGGCTGTTGTTTTTAGGAGTGGGGCTGCTGGCGTGCTGGGTTCCGGCGTGGCGCGCGGAAAAAGTGCATCCCATTGAAGCTTTGCGGTATAGCTGA
- a CDS encoding cytochrome C oxidase subunit IV family protein, which translates to MSDHQATSHNLTPVDAHHDNLDVHDPANITNPEHVAHHIVSPAVYGMIFGVLMVGTLLTVGASMVNLGHFNAPIAIGIAVTKAVFVVLFFMHVKYSSRLVKLTVAAGFFTFLVLVFMSLLDYVSRAWGQW; encoded by the coding sequence ATGAGCGACCACCAGGCAACATCGCACAACCTGACGCCCGTCGACGCACACCACGACAACCTGGATGTGCACGATCCGGCGAACATTACGAACCCGGAACACGTTGCTCACCACATTGTGAGCCCGGCGGTCTACGGCATGATCTTTGGCGTGCTGATGGTGGGCACGCTGCTGACCGTTGGTGCTTCCATGGTGAACCTGGGACATTTCAACGCGCCGATTGCTATTGGCATTGCCGTGACCAAGGCCGTCTTCGTGGTGCTGTTCTTCATGCATGTGAAGTACAGCTCGCGGCTGGTGAAGCTGACGGTGGCGGCAGGGTTCTTCACCTTCCTGGTCCTTGTGTTCATGAGCCTGCTGGACTATGTCTCGCGCGCATGGGGTCAGTGGTAA
- a CDS encoding SCO family protein — MKLQKTIRRKRTAGLLGVLALLFGLLPAAVSAQVAAIGDKQTGDQYGSELPTVLKGASIDQHLNVTLPSVPFVDETGKPVNTADYFGNGKPAVLALVYFKCPMLCSEELNGLVQGLAMVHLDPAKDFNVLVVSIDPTDTAADALKEKKLYTKRYARPGTEGGWHFLTGNQASIDAVTKAVGFGYVKIPSPDGKTIQFAHASAIQILTPEAKIAQYYLGVEYAPKDLLLGLVEASDHKIGSPVANILTYCYHYDPHRNKHSLIVARVVQLGGMITVAGLGGFMFLMFRRDLKLGRENALTRKDDRT; from the coding sequence CGGAGAAAGCGTACGGCTGGCCTGTTGGGTGTGCTCGCGCTGTTGTTCGGCCTGTTGCCTGCGGCTGTTTCCGCCCAGGTTGCAGCCATTGGGGATAAGCAGACCGGCGATCAGTACGGCAGCGAACTTCCCACGGTGCTGAAGGGCGCTTCCATTGATCAGCATCTGAATGTGACCCTGCCGTCCGTTCCCTTTGTGGATGAGACAGGGAAGCCGGTGAATACCGCCGATTACTTTGGCAACGGCAAGCCTGCTGTTCTGGCACTGGTGTACTTCAAGTGCCCCATGCTGTGCTCCGAGGAGTTGAACGGTCTGGTGCAGGGCCTGGCGATGGTTCATCTTGATCCAGCCAAGGACTTCAATGTCCTGGTGGTCAGCATCGATCCGACCGATACGGCGGCTGACGCGCTGAAGGAAAAGAAGCTCTACACCAAGCGGTATGCGCGTCCCGGTACCGAGGGTGGCTGGCACTTCCTGACGGGCAACCAGGCTTCGATCGACGCTGTGACGAAGGCTGTGGGTTTTGGTTATGTGAAGATTCCCAGCCCGGACGGCAAGACCATCCAGTTTGCCCATGCCAGCGCAATCCAGATTCTGACGCCCGAGGCGAAGATTGCGCAGTACTACCTCGGCGTTGAGTATGCCCCGAAGGATCTTCTTCTGGGGCTGGTGGAGGCGTCGGATCACAAGATCGGATCGCCGGTCGCCAACATTTTGACGTATTGCTACCACTACGATCCGCACCGCAACAAGCACAGTCTGATCGTCGCCCGCGTTGTCCAGCTTGGCGGCATGATTACCGTGGCGGGGCTGGGCGGATTTATGTTTTTGATGTTTCGCCGCGACCTGAAGCTTGGCCGCGAGAATGCTTTGACCCGCAAGGACGACCGGACGTAA
- the coxB gene encoding cytochrome c oxidase subunit II, with amino-acid sequence MQISPVLWQFLTKWLTSSALWPDQASTIAPWADALYIFLWLMTVVGVILVGALVLFFAIRYRKERHPEAVQIEGSTLLEATWTIIPLGIFLFVFVWGAWLYFRIYNPPADAMQVYVVGKQWMWKAEHPGGQHEINALHVPMGRPVQLTMISQDVFHSYSIPAFRVKREVIPGRYTTVWFNATKPGTYHLFCTQYCGTLHSGMVGEITVMDPADYQKWTEESTSGMSLAQNGERLFASLGCISCHSGNATASGPNLAGIYGSKIKMDDGTEQVATDGFLRDVILNPSQHVPYGYKPIMPTYQGQISEEGLIDLVEYIKSLKTNYRVQQTLDTSKSDDAAPITPAASQKVTQ; translated from the coding sequence ATGCAGATCAGTCCAGTGCTTTGGCAGTTCCTAACCAAATGGCTCACCAGCTCGGCGCTTTGGCCCGACCAGGCCTCCACAATTGCGCCCTGGGCGGACGCGCTCTACATCTTCCTTTGGCTGATGACAGTGGTGGGCGTGATCCTGGTGGGCGCGCTTGTACTATTTTTTGCCATCCGCTACCGCAAGGAGCGTCATCCGGAGGCGGTGCAGATCGAAGGGTCCACACTGCTGGAAGCCACGTGGACCATCATCCCGCTGGGCATCTTCCTGTTTGTCTTCGTGTGGGGCGCATGGCTTTATTTCCGCATCTACAACCCACCGGCTGATGCCATGCAGGTCTACGTGGTGGGTAAGCAGTGGATGTGGAAGGCCGAGCATCCAGGCGGCCAGCACGAGATCAACGCACTGCATGTTCCTATGGGACGTCCGGTGCAGCTGACCATGATTTCGCAGGACGTGTTCCACTCGTACTCGATCCCGGCCTTCCGGGTGAAGCGCGAAGTGATCCCGGGCCGTTACACCACGGTATGGTTCAATGCGACCAAGCCGGGAACGTACCACCTGTTCTGCACGCAGTACTGCGGTACGCTGCATTCCGGCATGGTGGGCGAGATCACGGTGATGGATCCGGCGGACTATCAGAAGTGGACGGAAGAGTCGACCAGCGGCATGAGCCTGGCACAGAACGGCGAGCGCCTTTTTGCTTCGCTGGGCTGCATCTCCTGCCACTCCGGCAATGCAACGGCTTCCGGCCCCAATCTGGCTGGTATCTACGGGTCTAAAATCAAGATGGATGACGGCACGGAGCAGGTGGCCACGGATGGCTTCCTCCGCGACGTGATCCTGAATCCTTCACAGCACGTTCCCTACGGTTACAAGCCGATCATGCCGACATACCAGGGGCAGATCAGCGAAGAAGGCCTGATCGACCTGGTGGAATACATCAAGAGCTTGAAGACCAACTATCGTGTGCAGCAGACGCTGGACACGTCCAAGTCCGATGACGCGGCGCCCATCACACCCGCGGCCTCGCAGAAGGTGACGCAATGA
- a CDS encoding GNAT family N-acetyltransferase yields MSETPFRLRQCGPGDEPMLSLVGGASFLEAFADVLDADDILAHFHKNHSPEMYAKYMAMPTGRVAVAEVPPGNVPVGYIICCEPDFPIETLPTDYELRRIYLLHRFQGLGIGKALMDRAIDYTRELGRKRLILGVYGKNHAAIRFYEKAGFTQIGERFFTVGSTTHHDAVMAREV; encoded by the coding sequence ATGAGCGAGACTCCATTCCGCCTGCGCCAGTGTGGCCCGGGCGATGAACCGATGCTGTCGCTGGTAGGCGGCGCCAGCTTTCTTGAGGCCTTTGCCGACGTGCTGGATGCGGACGACATCCTTGCCCACTTCCACAAAAACCATTCGCCGGAGATGTATGCGAAGTACATGGCCATGCCCACCGGCCGCGTCGCCGTCGCAGAAGTTCCACCGGGCAATGTCCCCGTGGGTTACATCATCTGCTGCGAACCAGACTTCCCCATCGAAACACTTCCCACCGACTATGAACTGCGCCGCATCTACCTGCTGCACCGCTTCCAGGGACTTGGCATCGGCAAAGCGCTGATGGATCGCGCCATCGACTACACCCGCGAACTCGGTCGCAAACGCCTGATCCTTGGCGTCTACGGCAAGAACCACGCCGCCATCCGCTTCTATGAAAAGGCTGGCTTCACCCAGATCGGCGAACGCTTCTTCACCGTAGGCAGCACCACCCATCACGACGCCGTCATGGCACGCGAAGTTTAA
- a CDS encoding cbb3-type cytochrome c oxidase subunit I, whose amino-acid sequence MSTIVSLPDQSTATLPKKNYINAEHGLLSWLLTADHKRIALLYMFSITFFFFIGGFFAGMVRLELLTPAGDLMAADTYNKMFTMHGIVMIFLFLVPSVPATLGNFFLPIMIGAKDLAFPKINLLSWYLYMAAGIFVITTLVLGGVDTGWTFTTPLSTHYLNTHVATTATGIFIAGFSSIFTGLNFIVTVHRMRAPGMTWFRLPLFVWSNYAASVLMVLGTPVLAIAIVLVALERTIGIGVFDPTKGGDPLLFQHLFWFYSHPAVYIMILPGFGVISEVVSTFTRKRVFGYTAVAFSSVAIAVFGFFVWAHHMFIMGVSNYSALVFSLLTMLVAVPSAIKIFNWAFTMQKGSITFETPMLYVFGFIGLFTIGGLTGVFLGSLGMDVMLTETYFVVAHFHFVMVGGMLMAFLAGIHFWWPKMTGRMYPEGVSKFAAVVTFIGFILTFFPQFVVGYLGMPRRYAAYPPEYQVLNVLSTAGATVLGVGYMLPLFYLAWSLKYGAIAGSNPWQATGLEWQIQSPPLTENFTETPIVTQEAYDYEWLAKKQERELQHVG is encoded by the coding sequence ATGAGTACCATCGTCTCGCTCCCTGATCAGAGCACGGCCACGCTGCCGAAGAAGAACTACATCAACGCAGAGCACGGCCTGCTGAGCTGGCTGCTGACCGCAGATCACAAGCGGATCGCGCTGCTGTACATGTTCAGCATCACGTTCTTCTTCTTCATCGGCGGTTTCTTTGCAGGCATGGTCCGCCTGGAACTGCTGACCCCGGCCGGCGACCTGATGGCCGCTGACACCTACAACAAGATGTTCACGATGCACGGCATTGTGATGATCTTCCTGTTCCTGGTGCCGTCGGTGCCTGCCACATTGGGTAACTTCTTCCTGCCGATCATGATCGGTGCGAAGGATCTTGCCTTCCCGAAGATCAACCTGCTGAGCTGGTACCTGTATATGGCCGCCGGCATCTTCGTGATCACCACGCTGGTGCTGGGTGGTGTGGATACGGGCTGGACGTTCACCACGCCGCTCTCCACGCATTACCTGAACACGCATGTGGCGACGACGGCGACCGGCATCTTCATCGCGGGCTTCTCTTCGATCTTTACGGGACTGAACTTCATCGTGACCGTGCACCGTATGCGCGCGCCGGGCATGACGTGGTTCCGGCTGCCGCTGTTCGTGTGGTCGAACTATGCAGCTTCGGTGCTGATGGTTCTGGGCACGCCGGTTCTGGCGATTGCGATTGTCCTTGTGGCTCTGGAGCGCACGATCGGTATCGGCGTGTTCGACCCGACCAAGGGTGGCGATCCGCTGCTGTTCCAGCATCTGTTCTGGTTCTACTCGCACCCTGCCGTGTACATCATGATTCTGCCCGGCTTCGGCGTGATCTCGGAAGTGGTCTCCACCTTCACCCGCAAGCGCGTCTTCGGCTACACGGCTGTGGCGTTCTCTTCTGTGGCGATTGCGGTGTTCGGCTTCTTTGTGTGGGCGCACCACATGTTCATCATGGGCGTATCGAACTACTCGGCTCTGGTCTTCTCACTGCTGACCATGCTGGTGGCGGTTCCTTCGGCCATCAAAATTTTCAACTGGGCATTCACCATGCAGAAGGGCTCCATCACGTTTGAGACCCCCATGCTGTATGTGTTCGGCTTCATCGGCCTGTTCACCATCGGTGGCCTGACGGGCGTGTTCCTTGGCTCGCTGGGTATGGACGTGATGCTGACGGAGACCTACTTCGTGGTGGCGCACTTCCACTTCGTGATGGTGGGCGGCATGTTGATGGCGTTCCTCGCGGGGATCCACTTCTGGTGGCCTAAGATGACCGGCCGCATGTATCCGGAAGGTGTGTCGAAGTTCGCCGCTGTGGTGACGTTCATCGGGTTCATCCTGACGTTCTTCCCGCAGTTTGTGGTGGGCTACCTGGGTATGCCGCGCCGCTATGCTGCGTATCCGCCTGAGTACCAGGTGCTGAATGTACTCTCGACGGCTGGCGCTACGGTTCTGGGTGTTGGTTATATGCTGCCGCTGTTCTACCTGGCGTGGTCGCTGAAGTATGGCGCTATCGCGGGTTCGAACCCCTGGCAGGCAACGGGCCTGGAGTGGCAGATCCAGTCGCCGCCGCTGACGGAAAACTTTACCGAGACGCCGATTGTGACGCAGGAAGCCTACGACTACGAGTGGCTGGCAAAGAAGCAGGAACGCGAACTGCAGCACGTTGGCTAA
- a CDS encoding cytochrome c oxidase subunit 3 family protein, with translation MSIASTITHPPEPEIHPSHDVHEHPFYQKHHFETAEQQREAASFGMWLFLLTEIMFFGGLFFAYLLYRNWYYEAFVSASNSLNMPLGLINTIVLISSSFTMAMGVWSAEIRNKKYLQISLIATIVLGFVFLGIKTVEYHDKFVEHHVPGASFDIKDFVNPPKDSLEKPLTVDMANKTQIYFSLYFAMTGVHALHMIIGIAILFVLLWKARTGLYTTGYVQPIENFGLYWHFVDIVWIFLFPFLYLINRH, from the coding sequence ATGTCGATCGCTTCGACCATTACGCATCCGCCGGAGCCGGAGATCCATCCGTCGCATGACGTGCATGAGCACCCGTTCTACCAGAAGCACCACTTCGAGACGGCGGAACAGCAGCGTGAAGCTGCCAGCTTCGGCATGTGGCTGTTCCTGCTGACGGAAATCATGTTCTTCGGCGGGCTGTTCTTCGCGTACCTGCTGTATCGCAACTGGTATTACGAGGCCTTTGTGTCGGCTTCGAACTCGTTGAACATGCCGCTGGGCCTGATCAACACGATTGTGCTGATCTCTTCTTCGTTCACGATGGCGATGGGTGTGTGGTCGGCAGAGATCCGCAACAAGAAGTATCTGCAGATTTCGCTGATTGCCACCATTGTCCTCGGTTTTGTTTTTCTTGGCATTAAGACGGTGGAGTATCACGACAAGTTCGTAGAACACCATGTTCCGGGAGCATCGTTCGACATCAAGGACTTTGTGAACCCGCCCAAGGACAGCCTGGAAAAGCCGCTGACCGTGGACATGGCGAACAAGACGCAGATTTACTTCTCGCTGTACTTCGCCATGACGGGCGTTCACGCGCTGCACATGATCATTGGTATCGCCATCCTGTTTGTCTTGCTGTGGAAGGCGCGCACCGGCTTGTACACCACGGGATATGTCCAACCGATTGAGAACTTCGGCCTTTATTGGCACTTTGTCGATATTGTCTGGATCTTCCTGTTCCCGTTCCTCTACCTGATCAATCGACATTGA
- a CDS encoding class I SAM-dependent methyltransferase: MSTDTAGFYDDLAEHYHLIFEDWDRSIQRQAATLGPLLENRLTPGPLKILDCACGIGTQAIGIAQRGHTVVATDLSKAAVRRAAREARKLGVDIKFHVADMRDLFALPRSEFDAVLVGDNALPHLLSDEDLSQALENISMRLKPGGVLLATVRDYDSLLSTRPSFQGPTFYSENETRRIVHQVWDWDGNQYDVHLYLTWKSASLWTSRHYASRYRAITRAELTQALGSHGFKEIEWLMPEATTFYQPIVLARKQDNSAVEST; the protein is encoded by the coding sequence ATGAGTACGGATACCGCGGGATTCTACGATGATCTGGCAGAACACTATCATTTGATCTTTGAGGATTGGGATCGCTCGATTCAACGACAGGCGGCTACGCTCGGGCCGTTGCTCGAAAACAGGCTGACTCCAGGCCCTCTCAAGATACTCGACTGTGCCTGCGGGATCGGAACACAAGCCATCGGGATTGCCCAACGCGGTCATACGGTGGTTGCCACTGATCTAAGCAAAGCGGCAGTAAGGCGAGCAGCCCGTGAAGCGCGCAAATTAGGCGTGGATATCAAATTCCATGTGGCCGACATGCGAGATCTTTTCGCTCTGCCCAGGTCAGAGTTCGACGCGGTACTGGTTGGGGATAATGCTCTGCCTCACCTGTTGTCCGATGAGGATTTGAGCCAGGCGCTGGAGAATATCTCCATGCGACTAAAACCTGGAGGCGTTCTGCTCGCCACGGTTCGCGACTATGACAGCCTGCTATCCACCCGTCCATCCTTTCAAGGTCCCACTTTTTATTCAGAGAATGAGACCCGGCGCATTGTTCATCAGGTGTGGGACTGGGATGGGAACCAATACGACGTTCATCTCTACCTCACCTGGAAATCAGCCTCACTCTGGACAAGCAGGCATTATGCGTCTCGATATCGCGCCATAACGCGTGCCGAGCTTACGCAGGCTCTTGGATCCCACGGCTTCAAAGAAATCGAATGGCTGATGCCAGAAGCGACAACGTTCTATCAACCGATTGTGCTCGCCCGCAAACAAGACAACTCTGCGGTCGAATCTACCTGA